One Candidatus Omnitrophota bacterium DNA window includes the following coding sequences:
- the mreD gene encoding rod shape-determining protein MreD: protein MHNKVNRMQMYLILLTAFFLQVTLLDFIRIAGTKPDLGALFVIFIAIFFGWSSGIEAGFVFGLLKDIYSVDIFGINTATLAITGLIAGLLSPKFLKESRAIQTLIVFVLTLFYFFIHYFISSAISNITYISLAEYIIHSFIPVSLYTACLAFLIFPFFVSRFGLEETAEYL from the coding sequence GTGCATAATAAAGTAAATAGAATGCAGATGTATCTTATTCTGTTAACCGCGTTTTTTTTACAGGTAACGCTTCTCGATTTTATAAGGATAGCCGGCACAAAGCCCGACCTGGGCGCTTTATTCGTGATATTTATCGCGATATTTTTTGGGTGGAGCTCCGGCATAGAGGCCGGATTTGTATTTGGTTTATTAAAAGACATATATTCCGTAGATATATTCGGCATCAATACAGCCACTCTCGCTATTACCGGATTAATTGCCGGATTATTAAGCCCTAAATTTTTAAAGGAATCGAGGGCGATCCAGACTCTCATAGTATTTGTACTCACACTGTTCTATTTTTTTATACACTATTTTATCTCATCGGCAATCTCTAATATTACCTACATAAGCCTTGCGGAATATATCATCCATTCTTTTATCCCGGTCTCTTTGTATACAGCCTGCCTGGCATTCCTTATATTTCCTTTTTTTGTAAGCAGATTTGGTCTTGAAGAGACCGCGGAATATTTATGA
- the rodA gene encoding rod shape-determining protein RodA produces MIFDKRLIKDFDKTILAVVFILCLIGLLTLYSATKVKDLSFVESFVFKQINWIAFGAILLVLVINISYQKFVDISYILYGLNIVLLMLVLVIGRERLGAQRWFTIGNFTLQPSEFIKINFILMLASYLGSKKGKMESFSGFIVPLILLAIPFLLVVIQPDLGTALLLIPIFLSMMFVAGARTKYLITLIIMGLVSMPIFWHFLRDYQRQRLMVFLNPNVDPLGAGYTIIQSKIAVGSGGLIGKGWLAGTQNQLNFLPERHTDFIFSVIGEEWGLFGALILILLFFMIVRRGLDIAYSTNDMHGKLIATGIVVLLALQVTINIAMTIGMMPVVGIPLPLISYGGSSMLTTFIAVGLLLNIGMRRSRF; encoded by the coding sequence GTGATTTTTGATAAGAGGCTCATAAAAGATTTTGACAAGACCATACTTGCCGTTGTTTTTATTTTATGCTTGATAGGCCTGCTTACTTTATACAGCGCGACAAAGGTTAAGGACCTGTCTTTTGTAGAGAGCTTTGTATTTAAGCAGATCAACTGGATAGCTTTTGGCGCGATACTTCTTGTGTTGGTAATAAACATTTCCTACCAGAAATTTGTGGATATTTCATACATACTGTATGGTTTGAATATAGTTTTGCTTATGCTCGTATTGGTAATAGGTCGCGAGAGGCTCGGAGCGCAACGCTGGTTTACAATAGGCAATTTTACGCTTCAACCGTCAGAATTTATAAAGATAAATTTTATCCTGATGCTTGCTAGCTACCTTGGGTCTAAAAAAGGAAAGATGGAAAGCTTTAGCGGTTTTATCGTCCCTCTTATCTTATTAGCCATACCATTTTTGCTCGTAGTCATACAGCCGGATCTTGGTACCGCGCTTTTACTGATTCCGATATTCCTATCTATGATGTTTGTGGCGGGCGCCCGCACGAAATATTTAATTACTCTCATCATTATGGGTTTAGTTTCGATGCCGATATTCTGGCATTTCTTAAGAGACTACCAGAGGCAGCGGCTTATGGTATTTTTGAATCCCAATGTTGATCCGTTGGGCGCGGGCTACACCATAATACAGTCGAAGATAGCTGTCGGTTCCGGCGGGCTCATAGGGAAGGGCTGGCTTGCCGGCACGCAGAACCAGCTGAACTTTCTTCCGGAGCGCCACACAGACTTCATATTCTCGGTTATAGGTGAAGAGTGGGGACTCTTTGGCGCGCTTATCCTGATACTTCTGTTCTTCATGATAGTAAGGCGCGGACTCGACATAGCCTACTCGACCAATGATATGCATGGCAAACTTATCGCGACAGGCATAGTTGTGCTGTTGGCGTTGCAGGTTACGATAAACATAGCGATGACGATAGGCATGATGCCGGTTGTCGGTATTCCGCTGCCGCTGATAAGTTATGGTGGCTCGAGCATGCTCACAACATTTATCGCCGTGGGCCTCTTGCTTAACATCGGCATGCGCCGCTCAAGGTTTTAG
- the mreC gene encoding rod shape-determining protein MreC has protein sequence MRNQKKSIVKALVIISIATLIVLTSSAARLIRINITDTTSPVLKTFHSFLGLLDNIAPFAALREENKILHDRLDLLTRMAEETQAIHDENARLRNLLNFQKIIPYTSIAAQVIGRDSSNWSNSIIIGKGSSSGIRQNMAVMSTRGLVGRIVEVGKNLSKVLLITDPNLKVGIMIRRNRQGGVMVGRPGGRCKVIYISLDSDAKAGDKIITAGFGSVFPKGILIGDIEKVDKEQGRLYKYAIVRPSQDLSKLEEVLCIIK, from the coding sequence GTGCGCAATCAAAAGAAAAGCATTGTAAAAGCCCTCGTAATAATATCCATAGCCACCCTCATAGTATTAACATCTTCAGCAGCGCGCCTTATAAGAATAAATATTACGGATACCACAAGCCCTGTTTTAAAAACTTTCCATTCTTTCCTGGGCCTCCTGGATAACATTGCCCCGTTCGCCGCCTTAAGGGAAGAAAATAAAATATTACACGACAGGCTGGACTTATTAACGAGGATGGCCGAAGAGACCCAGGCCATACACGATGAGAATGCCCGCTTAAGAAACCTGCTCAATTTCCAGAAGATAATACCGTACACAAGTATCGCCGCCCAGGTTATAGGCAGGGATTCGTCCAACTGGTCGAATTCCATAATAATAGGTAAAGGCTCTTCCAGCGGAATAAGACAGAACATGGCGGTCATGTCTACTCGCGGACTTGTGGGCAGAATAGTCGAAGTCGGAAAAAATTTAAGCAAGGTGCTATTAATTACCGATCCCAATTTAAAAGTAGGCATCATGATCCGCCGCAACAGGCAAGGCGGCGTTATGGTTGGCCGCCCCGGAGGACGGTGCAAGGTGATATATATATCGCTGGATTCCGATGCGAAGGCCGGTGACAAAATAATAACCGCTGGGTTCGGCAGTGTATTTCCCAAAGGCATACTCATAGGCGATATAGAAAAGGTCGATAAGGAGCAGGGACGCCTATATAAATACGCGATAGTAAGGCCTTCACAGGATCTGTCGAAGCTGGAAGAGGTACTGTGCATAATAAAGTAA
- the aroA gene encoding 3-phosphoshikimate 1-carboxyvinyltransferase: MEIKIKPAKKVLGQITVPGDKSISHRAVMIGSIARGITTVKGMAESDDCNYTINAFKAMGVGISSEGNTTVIEGKGLKGLSRPSNAINVGNSGTTMRVLAGILAGQNFETTLTGDEGLQRRPMKRIVEPLSRMGVDISARKGDYPPIRIEGGIVKPIIYKTPVPSAQIKSAILFAGLYAKGTTRVIEKFKSRDHTERMLKYFGADISFNSRSVSISGGKELLARSFEIPGDISSASFFIAAAIILKGSSIKVKNVSINPTRAGILKILKKMGAKVKVVNKKDGFEPVGDIIAQYSKTRGITIDKSMIPSVIDELPIIFVLAALSKGRTVIKGSEELRVKETDRVSSMEYNLKKAGAVFNIRGNDIIIDGVDKLHGARLNSFQDHRTCMSMAVAALSADSESVIRGAESVSKSFPGFFDTLFKLTIV; the protein is encoded by the coding sequence ATGGAAATAAAAATAAAACCAGCTAAGAAAGTTTTGGGCCAGATAACTGTTCCTGGAGATAAGTCGATTTCTCACAGAGCTGTCATGATCGGCTCTATCGCGCGCGGCATAACCACCGTAAAGGGCATGGCCGAATCCGACGACTGTAATTATACTATAAATGCCTTTAAAGCGATGGGGGTAGGGATAAGCAGTGAAGGCAATACCACGGTAATAGAAGGCAAAGGCTTAAAGGGATTGTCCAGGCCGAGCAACGCAATAAACGTAGGAAATTCAGGTACCACCATGAGAGTTCTTGCCGGTATATTGGCTGGCCAGAATTTTGAGACAACGTTAACCGGTGATGAGGGCCTGCAAAGAAGGCCGATGAAAAGGATAGTTGAGCCGTTGTCCAGGATGGGCGTTGATATAAGCGCGCGTAAAGGTGATTACCCTCCTATCCGCATAGAGGGCGGGATTGTTAAGCCCATAATCTACAAGACGCCGGTGCCCAGCGCGCAGATAAAGAGCGCGATTCTCTTCGCGGGGCTTTATGCGAAAGGCACGACGAGGGTTATAGAAAAGTTCAAATCACGGGATCATACCGAAAGGATGCTAAAGTATTTCGGCGCCGATATCAGTTTTAACAGTAGGAGCGTGTCTATAAGCGGAGGCAAGGAGCTGTTGGCAAGGTCTTTTGAAATACCCGGTGATATATCGAGCGCGAGCTTTTTTATTGCGGCAGCGATCATTCTTAAGGGGTCCAGTATAAAAGTAAAGAATGTTTCCATTAATCCTACGAGAGCCGGGATACTTAAAATATTGAAAAAGATGGGCGCGAAAGTTAAAGTGGTTAACAAGAAAGACGGCTTTGAGCCGGTCGGAGACATAATTGCCCAGTATTCAAAGACGCGCGGTATAACGATAGATAAATCGATGATACCTTCTGTCATAGACGAACTGCCCATAATATTTGTTTTGGCGGCGCTTTCTAAGGGCAGGACCGTAATAAAGGGCTCGGAAGAGTTAAGAGTAAAAGAGACCGATAGAGTAAGTTCTATGGAATATAATCTCAAGAAGGCGGGCGCCGTATTTAATATAAGGGGCAACGATATTATAATAGACGGCGTGGATAAATTACACGGCGCGCGCTTGAATAGCTTTCAGGACCACAGGACTTGTATGTCGATGGCTGTGGCAGCGCTGTCAGCGGATAGTGAAAGTGTGATAAGAGGCGCGGAAAGTGTTTCCAAATCGTTCCCGGGGTTTTTCGATACCTTATTTAAATTGACAATAGTATGA
- a CDS encoding rod shape-determining protein codes for MRPRFLDLLTGAYNKLFGFFSNDIGIDLGTATTLVYLKNQGIVLCEPSVVAVEAGTSNVLAVGEEAKRMLGRTPGNIVAIRPMRHGVITDFEISEAMLRYFIQKVNKSKRFVRPRIVIAIPSGITEVEKRAVEDSALHAGAREVITIEEPMAAAIGVGLPISEPSGNMIIDIGGGTTEIAVISLTGMVFSKSVRIGGDEMDEAIINSLKKNYNLMIGERTAENIKMKIGSVYPLEEELTMEVKGRDLVAGLPKTVSVTSEEIREAMSEPMSQIVEAVRITLERIPPELSADLIEKGIVLAGGGSLLKGIDKLLSEETGLPVHLAEDPLTAVALGTGKVLGEEKILKAIVKLQKRKR; via the coding sequence ATGAGGCCAAGGTTTTTAGATTTACTTACCGGAGCATATAATAAACTTTTCGGTTTCTTTTCTAACGATATCGGTATAGACTTAGGGACCGCCACAACATTAGTTTATCTTAAGAATCAGGGTATAGTCCTGTGCGAGCCGTCAGTAGTTGCTGTCGAAGCCGGCACTTCAAATGTTTTGGCCGTGGGAGAAGAAGCTAAAAGGATGCTCGGCAGAACCCCCGGCAATATAGTCGCTATCAGGCCCATGAGGCACGGCGTAATTACCGATTTCGAAATATCCGAAGCAATGCTCCGCTACTTCATACAAAAAGTAAATAAATCCAAAAGGTTTGTCCGTCCGCGCATAGTCATTGCGATACCTTCAGGTATAACTGAGGTTGAAAAGCGCGCGGTTGAAGATTCGGCGCTTCACGCCGGCGCCCGCGAAGTTATTACTATAGAAGAGCCTATGGCAGCGGCCATAGGCGTAGGCTTGCCCATATCCGAGCCCTCCGGAAACATGATAATAGATATAGGCGGAGGCACCACCGAGATAGCCGTTATATCCTTGACGGGCATGGTATTTTCTAAATCTGTCAGGATCGGCGGGGACGAGATGGATGAGGCAATAATAAATTCGCTTAAGAAAAACTACAACCTGATGATAGGGGAGAGAACGGCCGAAAATATAAAGATGAAGATAGGTTCTGTATATCCGCTCGAAGAAGAATTGACGATGGAGGTAAAGGGGAGAGACCTCGTTGCCGGACTGCCGAAAACGGTCTCTGTGACCAGCGAAGAGATCCGCGAAGCGATGTCCGAGCCGATGTCCCAGATAGTCGAAGCGGTGAGAATTACGCTCGAAAGGATTCCTCCGGAACTTTCCGCGGATCTGATAGAAAAAGGTATAGTGCTTGCGGGCGGAGGCTCTCTTTTAAAAGGCATAGACAAGCTGCTTTCCGAAGAAACCGGGTTGCCGGTTCATCTCGCGGAAGATCCGCTTACCGCAGTCGCGCTTGGCACGGGAAAAGTGCTTGGCGAGGAAAAGATATTAAAGGCAATCGTTAAACTGCAGAAGCGCAAGCGTTAA
- the mrdA gene encoding penicillin-binding protein 2 — protein sequence MREKYLQAPIRVLFILLVLGLAYTQVLRFPYYSRLSKDNAIRIIPIEGPRGTIFDKNGVPLVNDRVSFNVAVVYQELRNREKLIRLLTNLLDVPRKKVEDAVDKSARKPYAPVTIVEDIEKDKAFILEEESFDIRGLVIETKSVRNYGYGSVGSHIFGYLSEISERELESLKEYGYRMKDLVGRDGLEKYYDKDLAGVDGGIQIQVDNRGRQVGVLGYKEPRKGKDLYLTIDLNLQKVCDKALEDKSGAIMVMDPGTGEVLALSSSPSYDPNIFIKPEGSSERLKLLKDKMRRPLLNRAISGAYPPGSIFKIVVASAALQIKRINTRTHFNCTGTYILGRGRFDCWKELGHGPQDVVNAIMNSCNVFFYNIGRAVGVDNIENFAHIFGFGKKTGIDLPDEVKGVAPGRLWKKLHKKDVWYEGDTVNYAIGQGYVLVTPVQILDMTAIIANKGSIVKPYIVKRIDTRDLMPAERKPAGLNSGVIKTVREGMYKVVNAEFGTGKRAKIEGVAIAGKTGTAQNPQGRTHAWFTGFAPFDPSTSLRVNGERSRTIDNSRICVVVFLEHGGKGGMEPSEIAKDIFEEAKNRGYL from the coding sequence ATGAGAGAAAAATATCTGCAGGCGCCGATACGGGTCCTTTTTATCTTATTAGTATTGGGGCTGGCCTATACCCAGGTCTTGAGATTTCCTTATTACTCCAGATTGTCCAAGGACAATGCTATAAGGATAATACCCATTGAGGGGCCTCGCGGAACCATATTTGACAAAAACGGTGTCCCCTTAGTAAATGATAGGGTCTCTTTTAATGTGGCGGTTGTGTATCAGGAATTAAGGAATAGGGAAAAACTGATAAGGCTTCTTACAAATCTATTGGATGTGCCGCGTAAAAAGGTGGAAGACGCTGTGGATAAATCGGCAAGGAAGCCTTACGCGCCCGTTACTATCGTTGAGGACATAGAAAAAGATAAGGCATTTATACTGGAGGAGGAAAGTTTTGACATAAGAGGGCTTGTAATAGAGACAAAGTCTGTGCGTAATTATGGTTATGGCAGTGTCGGCAGCCATATATTCGGCTATTTAAGCGAAATAAGCGAGCGGGAGTTGGAAAGCCTTAAAGAATACGGCTATCGCATGAAAGATCTTGTGGGCCGCGATGGCCTTGAAAAATATTATGATAAAGACCTTGCGGGAGTGGACGGTGGAATACAGATACAGGTCGATAATAGAGGCAGGCAGGTAGGTGTCCTTGGGTACAAAGAGCCGCGAAAAGGAAAAGATCTGTATTTAACCATAGACCTTAACTTACAGAAAGTTTGCGATAAAGCTCTTGAAGATAAATCCGGAGCGATTATGGTAATGGATCCGGGCACTGGCGAGGTGCTGGCGTTGTCCAGCAGCCCTTCATATGATCCCAATATATTCATAAAGCCGGAAGGATCCTCTGAAAGGTTGAAATTGCTGAAAGACAAGATGAGGCGTCCGTTATTAAACAGGGCGATATCGGGAGCGTATCCCCCGGGTTCTATCTTTAAAATTGTTGTGGCATCGGCCGCCCTGCAGATTAAAAGGATAAATACGCGCACACATTTTAATTGCACCGGAACCTATATTTTAGGTAGAGGCAGATTTGACTGCTGGAAAGAGCTCGGCCACGGCCCGCAGGATGTTGTCAACGCTATTATGAATTCCTGCAACGTATTTTTTTATAATATAGGTAGGGCTGTAGGCGTGGATAATATAGAAAACTTTGCCCATATTTTTGGATTTGGCAAAAAGACCGGCATAGACCTTCCGGACGAAGTAAAAGGTGTAGCGCCCGGCAGACTGTGGAAGAAATTGCATAAAAAAGATGTATGGTATGAAGGTGATACCGTAAATTATGCTATAGGTCAGGGGTATGTGCTTGTTACGCCGGTACAGATACTTGATATGACGGCTATAATAGCCAACAAAGGGAGCATCGTTAAGCCCTATATAGTCAAGCGCATAGATACAAGAGATTTAATGCCGGCTGAACGCAAACCCGCGGGCCTGAACAGCGGTGTTATCAAAACTGTCCGTGAAGGCATGTACAAAGTTGTGAATGCTGAATTTGGTACGGGCAAGCGTGCCAAGATAGAGGGCGTGGCTATAGCCGGTAAGACGGGCACCGCGCAAAATCCTCAGGGCAGGACCCACGCGTGGTTTACCGGATTTGCGCCTTTTGACCCTTCGACTTCGCTCAGGGTCAATGGTGAGCGTAGTCGAACCATTGATAATTCCAGGATCTGTGTAGTCGTCTTTTTAGAGCATGGCGGTAAGGGCGGCATGGAGCCGAGCGAAATAGCTAAGGATATATTTGAGGAAGCGAAGAATAGAGGATATTTGTGA
- a CDS encoding RluA family pseudouridine synthase produces MEEKLLKIRVDAAHKGKRLDKFLAEEFSEEFSRSYLQKLLKEGKVLLNGGVPKGHHIIDTGERVEIIVPAPVESVIKAEKIPLDIVYEDKYLLVVNKPQGMVTHPAPGNYTGTLVNALLGRCRDLSGIGGVHKPGIVHRLDKGTSGLLVVAKTDEVHRKLSKQFKNKTTKRVYIAIVRGNVELDHGTIELPIGRSVRDRKKMAVKFDDERSKSATTHYKVIKRFGDFTILECVLGTGRTHQIRVHLSYIGHPILGDEKYGSKGKFKFPMLHAAKIGFTHPITKKFMEFSQEPPREMADVIKTGEL; encoded by the coding sequence ATGGAAGAAAAACTCCTCAAGATCCGCGTAGACGCGGCGCACAAAGGTAAGCGGCTGGATAAATTCTTAGCTGAAGAATTTTCCGAAGAATTCTCGCGTTCCTACCTGCAGAAATTATTAAAAGAAGGAAAGGTGCTGTTAAACGGCGGTGTTCCAAAAGGCCACCACATAATAGACACAGGCGAACGCGTGGAGATAATCGTGCCCGCCCCGGTAGAGTCCGTGATAAAAGCCGAAAAGATACCTCTCGATATCGTATATGAAGATAAATATCTTCTGGTTGTAAATAAGCCCCAGGGCATGGTGACGCATCCCGCTCCCGGAAATTACACAGGAACTTTAGTTAACGCGCTTTTAGGACGCTGCCGCGACCTGTCGGGCATAGGTGGCGTGCACAAGCCGGGTATCGTGCATAGGCTCGATAAGGGGACGTCCGGCCTCCTGGTTGTGGCGAAGACAGACGAAGTCCACAGGAAGCTGTCGAAACAGTTTAAGAACAAGACCACCAAAAGAGTTTATATCGCGATAGTAAGGGGAAATGTAGAGCTTGATCATGGAACGATAGAACTTCCTATAGGAAGAAGCGTGCGGGACAGAAAGAAGATGGCTGTGAAATTTGATGATGAGAGAAGCAAGTCCGCTACGACACACTATAAGGTGATAAAGAGGTTCGGGGATTTTACCATTTTAGAATGTGTTCTGGGCACAGGCAGGACTCATCAGATAAGGGTGCACTTATCTTACATAGGGCATCCGATACTTGGCGATGAAAAATATGGAAGCAAGGGAAAATTCAAGTTTCCAATGCTTCATGCCGCGAAGATAGGTTTTACTCATCCTATCACTAAGAAGTTTATGGAATTTTCCCAAGAGCCGCCCAGGGAGATGGCGGATGTTATAAAAACCGGTGAACTGTAG